A window of the Motilibacter rhizosphaerae genome harbors these coding sequences:
- a CDS encoding helix-turn-helix transcriptional regulator has product MVRLPLSTADVERGQRLGALLRRARGTRPMLDTALAAGISPETLRKIESGRVATPAFTTVAAVAVVLGLSLDEVWSEVTRSERVAS; this is encoded by the coding sequence ATGGTCCGGTTGCCGCTGAGCACAGCCGACGTCGAGCGCGGGCAGCGCCTCGGGGCCCTGCTGCGCCGCGCGCGCGGGACGCGTCCCATGCTCGACACCGCACTGGCTGCGGGGATCTCGCCGGAGACCCTGCGCAAGATCGAGTCGGGGCGCGTCGCCACGCCGGCCTTCACCACCGTCGCCGCCGTCGCGGTCGTGCTCGGGCTCTCGCTCGACGAGGTGTGGAGCGAGGTCACCCGCTCCGAGCGGGTCGCCTCGTAG
- a CDS encoding DUF6461 domain-containing protein, which translates to MSRPRTAALGVALALLAPAAACWSRPAHAARGPIVARLDAPTSRAAQPADYARLDLGQYDEAGCFLYVLRSTPGHALRADGGFPEGSPVAHPPEGSRFAALGQAPSGSVLLAEVNAYDCVDPGLLARVSAGRAAVAVFWNVNADQEFDYAVDGRVAVRLDSDLDVPTAADARALRPFTSGFRFQRDGTIGGRSGALALAERTSGVRLTAAGVDALVPRNLLLPLWSTPPPPAPDTVLRFAWYGDQERAERLAATLRAASPEQQRATAAYAARQAVQAGGLSRQPAVRAYLPDVGAAVPPPFPPALVLETRILWGAAQAASWTFYPEPPESRAARLHGAAISALWSASGRDPATAAFSTVDAARQLGTATGVDLVSRIEAFTSGSGS; encoded by the coding sequence ATGTCGCGCCCGAGGACGGCGGCCCTCGGGGTCGCGCTGGCCCTGCTCGCCCCCGCCGCCGCGTGCTGGAGCCGCCCGGCGCACGCCGCGCGCGGCCCTATCGTGGCCAGGCTGGACGCGCCCACGAGCCGGGCGGCCCAGCCCGCCGACTACGCCCGGCTCGACCTCGGGCAGTACGACGAGGCGGGGTGCTTCCTCTACGTCCTGCGCAGCACGCCGGGCCACGCGCTGCGCGCCGACGGCGGGTTCCCGGAGGGCTCGCCGGTCGCGCACCCGCCGGAGGGCTCGCGCTTCGCCGCGCTCGGCCAGGCGCCCTCGGGCTCCGTGCTGCTGGCGGAGGTCAACGCCTACGACTGCGTGGACCCCGGTCTGCTGGCCCGGGTCTCCGCCGGCCGAGCGGCGGTCGCGGTCTTCTGGAACGTCAACGCCGACCAGGAGTTCGACTACGCGGTGGACGGTCGGGTCGCCGTCCGGCTCGACTCCGACCTCGACGTCCCGACTGCCGCGGACGCGCGCGCCCTGCGGCCGTTCACCAGCGGGTTCCGCTTCCAGCGCGACGGCACGATCGGTGGGAGGTCGGGCGCCCTGGCCCTCGCCGAGCGGACCTCCGGTGTCCGGCTCACCGCTGCTGGAGTCGACGCTCTCGTGCCGCGCAACCTGCTGTTGCCGCTCTGGTCCACGCCTCCTCCTCCGGCGCCGGACACCGTCCTGCGCTTCGCCTGGTACGGCGACCAGGAGCGGGCCGAGCGGCTGGCCGCCACGCTCCGGGCCGCGTCACCCGAGCAGCAGCGGGCCACCGCCGCGTACGCCGCGCGGCAGGCGGTGCAGGCCGGGGGGCTGTCCCGGCAGCCCGCCGTCCGCGCGTACCTGCCGGACGTGGGGGCGGCCGTGCCGCCGCCGTTCCCGCCCGCCCTCGTGCTCGAGACGCGCATCCTCTGGGGCGCGGCGCAGGCGGCGAGCTGGACGTTCTACCCGGAGCCTCCGGAGAGCCGCGCCGCCCGACTGCACGGCGCCGCCATCAGTGCGCTGTGGAGCGCGTCGGGGCGCGACCCCGCGACCGCGGCGTTCAGCACGGTCGACGCCGCGCGCCAGCTCGGGACCGCTACGGGCGTGGACCTGGTCAGCCGCATCGAGGCGTTCACCAGCGGGAGCGGGTCGTGA
- a CDS encoding YchJ family protein, whose protein sequence is MADDTRAVPCPCGTGLELDACCGRYLAGEPAPTAEALMRSRFTAYARADVAHLLRTWHPTTRPARLVLDPDLAWERLVVLDVVPGGLFDDTGEVEFVATYRQGGRRGRLAERSRFTRVEGAWAYVDGDVR, encoded by the coding sequence ATGGCCGACGACACGCGCGCCGTGCCCTGTCCCTGCGGGACCGGTCTCGAGCTGGACGCGTGCTGCGGCCGGTACCTCGCCGGCGAGCCCGCCCCCACAGCCGAGGCCCTCATGCGCTCGCGCTTCACGGCGTACGCGCGCGCCGACGTCGCGCACCTGCTGCGCACCTGGCACCCCACCACCCGGCCGGCGCGCCTGGTGCTCGACCCGGACCTCGCCTGGGAGCGGCTGGTGGTGCTCGACGTCGTGCCCGGCGGCCTGTTCGACGACACCGGCGAGGTGGAGTTCGTGGCGACGTACCGGCAGGGCGGGCGGCGGGGCCGGCTGGCCGAGCGCAGCCGCTTCACCAGGGTGGAGGGCGCCTGGGCCTACGTCGACGGCGACGTACGCTGA
- a CDS encoding PadR family transcriptional regulator, with amino-acid sequence MSLRHAILGLLEVQPATGYALASRFEQSLGSAWHATHSQIYPELARLLDDGLVRVAGEGARRSKTYAITDEGRAALRDWLLESEPNRATRSETILRWFLLQTLPRDQRVAALERERASVGEQVTELQALLEVLADGDPHPFAPNAELGLRINTVMAAWLDEQITAARGR; translated from the coding sequence ATGTCCCTCCGGCACGCGATCCTCGGCCTGCTCGAGGTGCAGCCCGCCACGGGCTACGCGCTCGCGTCGCGCTTCGAGCAGTCGCTCGGCAGCGCCTGGCACGCGACCCACAGCCAGATCTACCCCGAGCTCGCCCGCCTGCTGGACGACGGCCTCGTGCGCGTCGCCGGCGAGGGGGCGCGGCGGAGCAAGACCTACGCCATCACCGACGAGGGCCGCGCCGCGCTGCGCGACTGGCTGCTCGAGAGCGAGCCGAACCGCGCGACCCGCTCCGAGACGATCCTGCGCTGGTTCCTCCTCCAGACGCTCCCGCGCGACCAGCGCGTGGCCGCCCTCGAGCGCGAGCGCGCCTCGGTCGGGGAGCAGGTCACCGAGCTGCAGGCGCTGCTCGAGGTCCTCGCCGACGGCGACCCGCACCCGTTCGCCCCCAATGCCGAGCTCGGCCTGCGCATCAACACCGTCATGGCCGCCTGGCTGGACGAGCAGATCACGGCGGCACGCGGGCGGTGA
- a CDS encoding carbon-nitrogen hydrolase family protein, with protein sequence MRLAAYQGPREAPDLAAGLDAIERAAEQAAAEGAHLLVTPEMSATGYDIGERVAREAEPPDGPIAQRVATVARRLGIAISYGYPERAAEGVYNATQVIGPDGEPLSRYRKTHLFGDLDRGLFIPGDRLLEQFSLQGLQIGVLTCYDVEFPEVVRAHALAGTELLIVPTGLMEPYRSIAQALVPTRAWESQVYIAYTNRIGSESTLTYVGSSIIVAPDGDVLDVAGGEETLLLAEIDATLVAESRRQNPYLADRRTDLYP encoded by the coding sequence GTGCGGCTGGCGGCGTACCAGGGTCCTCGCGAGGCACCCGACCTCGCGGCGGGCCTCGATGCCATCGAGCGGGCGGCGGAGCAGGCTGCTGCGGAGGGTGCGCACCTGCTCGTCACCCCCGAGATGAGCGCGACGGGCTACGACATCGGCGAGCGCGTCGCCCGTGAGGCCGAGCCGCCCGACGGGCCGATCGCCCAGCGGGTCGCCACGGTCGCGCGCCGCCTCGGCATCGCCATCTCCTACGGCTATCCTGAGCGCGCAGCCGAGGGCGTCTACAACGCCACGCAGGTGATCGGGCCCGACGGGGAGCCCCTGTCGAGGTACCGCAAGACGCACCTGTTCGGCGACCTCGACCGCGGTCTCTTCATCCCCGGGGACCGGCTGCTGGAGCAGTTCTCCCTCCAGGGCCTGCAGATCGGCGTGCTCACCTGCTACGACGTCGAGTTCCCCGAGGTCGTCCGCGCCCACGCGCTCGCCGGGACCGAGCTGCTCATCGTGCCGACGGGACTGATGGAGCCGTACCGCTCGATCGCCCAGGCGCTCGTGCCCACGAGGGCGTGGGAGAGCCAGGTCTACATCGCGTACACCAACCGGATCGGCAGCGAGAGCACGCTCACCTACGTCGGGTCCAGCATCATCGTCGCTCCCGACGGCGACGTGCTGGACGTCGCGGGAGGCGAGGAGACCCTGCTGCTGGCCGAGATCGACGCCACCCTCGTCGCGGAGTCCCGGCGGCAGAACCCCTACCTCGCCGACCGTCGTACGGACCTCTACCCGTGA
- the map gene encoding type I methionyl aminopeptidase, with protein sequence MIEILSPPEIARARETGALVAGILQTLKGRSTVGTNLLEIDEWTRQMIVDAGALSCYVDYAPSFGRGPFAHWICTSVNDAVLHGRPHDYALRDGDLLSLDLAVSLGGIVADSAISFVVGESRPAESLALISATERALAAAISVVRAGARLGDISAAIGTVLQGAGYRINTDFGGHGVGSTMHQDPHVPNAGKAGRGYKLRPGLLLAIEPWVMADTDELVTDDDGWTLKSATGCLTAHSEHTVAIGYDGVEVLTLPR encoded by the coding sequence GTGATCGAGATCCTGAGCCCGCCGGAGATCGCCCGCGCGCGCGAGACGGGCGCCCTCGTCGCCGGCATCCTGCAGACGCTCAAGGGCCGCAGCACCGTCGGTACCAACCTGCTCGAGATCGACGAGTGGACCCGGCAGATGATCGTCGACGCGGGTGCGCTGTCCTGCTACGTCGACTACGCGCCGTCGTTCGGGCGGGGGCCGTTCGCGCACTGGATCTGCACCTCGGTCAACGACGCCGTGCTCCACGGCCGCCCGCACGACTACGCGCTGCGCGACGGCGACCTGCTCTCGCTCGACCTCGCGGTGTCCCTGGGCGGCATCGTCGCTGACTCCGCCATCAGCTTCGTCGTCGGGGAGTCCCGGCCGGCCGAGAGCCTGGCCCTCATCTCCGCGACCGAGCGCGCGCTCGCGGCCGCGATCTCGGTCGTGCGGGCGGGGGCGCGGCTCGGCGACATCTCCGCGGCCATCGGCACGGTGCTCCAGGGGGCGGGCTACCGCATCAACACCGACTTCGGCGGCCACGGCGTCGGCTCGACGATGCACCAGGACCCCCACGTCCCCAACGCCGGCAAGGCCGGGCGCGGCTACAAGCTGCGGCCCGGCTTGCTGCTCGCCATCGAGCCCTGGGTCATGGCCGACACCGACGAGCTCGTCACCGACGACGACGGGTGGACGCTGAAGAGCGCCACCGGCTGCCTGACGGCCCACAGCGAGCACACCGTGGCCATCGGGTACGACGGCGTGGAAGTGCTGACGCTGCCGCGCTAG
- a CDS encoding sterol carrier family protein: MPARRRVPVAEGRAAVARALETDAPADLKTACRYLCEELAARAPGRSVEVRVPPYAAVQAVEGPRHTRGTPPAVIETDPRTWLALATGRLQWADAVAQGQVDASGERTDLGAYLPLV, from the coding sequence GTGCCCGCTCGTCGCCGCGTCCCCGTCGCCGAGGGTCGGGCCGCCGTAGCCCGGGCACTCGAGACCGACGCGCCGGCGGACCTCAAGACGGCCTGCCGCTACCTCTGCGAGGAGCTCGCCGCCCGCGCCCCCGGCCGCAGCGTCGAGGTCCGCGTCCCGCCGTACGCCGCGGTGCAGGCCGTCGAGGGCCCGCGCCACACCCGGGGCACCCCGCCCGCGGTCATCGAGACCGACCCGCGCACGTGGCTGGCCCTGGCCACCGGTCGGCTGCAGTGGGCCGACGCGGTGGCACAGGGCCAGGTGGACGCGAGTGGTGAGCGGACGGACCTCGGGGCCTACCTCCCGCTGGTCTGA
- a CDS encoding TolB-like translocation protein, with product MRRRTAGVSLTALAALAATLPASLPAARAADAPQLTVVGTQHPEGGGDGASLVSTSLPGGSPVRVADTVSSSLRATASHDGSTLLLADDGIDVVVSTATGATRRLDLPAASALALTPDGSRAWLSPEVDLEEKPHLLVDVDLATGTTTPAVFGSAGASSVAVSPDGTRVAWAAGGGVGIADPATGLSRDVPTTRAVQRVDFRAPATLVLTTCEDEGCRRTAVRDEAGNDLAPSASSVRAFGDTAAGVWLAVGDLPHATVELLPADGSAVIPVAAELPDGVAPLVALPAALPPVARAPLPVDVRPAYGVPWAPSPPLGTLAVDLSVRLEGPGSTTVGLQHQVGGEWRTVATAPVLGGVVHALVPGSRHTRIRVVNADGAPLAITTTRARAVLTLTAVRRGDRMVFRGTVAPARTGTVTLYRRAFRGGYADVAVLPVRHGRFSASLPVRPGASAWLVTGGVDRSHDAGTSAAVRIPS from the coding sequence GTGAGGCGCCGTACCGCCGGAGTGTCGCTGACGGCGCTGGCCGCGCTCGCCGCGACCCTCCCCGCGTCGCTGCCCGCGGCGCGGGCGGCGGACGCTCCGCAGCTCACCGTCGTGGGCACGCAGCACCCCGAGGGCGGGGGTGACGGCGCCAGCCTCGTGTCGACGTCGCTCCCCGGCGGGTCACCCGTCCGCGTCGCGGACACCGTGTCGTCCTCCCTGCGCGCGACGGCGAGCCACGACGGGAGCACGCTGCTGCTCGCGGACGACGGCATCGACGTCGTGGTCTCCACGGCCACCGGGGCGACCCGGCGCCTCGACCTGCCCGCGGCGTCGGCCCTGGCGCTCACGCCGGACGGCTCACGGGCGTGGCTCTCGCCGGAGGTCGACCTCGAGGAGAAGCCCCATCTCCTGGTCGACGTCGACCTGGCGACGGGGACCACGACTCCGGCCGTCTTCGGCTCCGCGGGCGCGTCGAGCGTCGCCGTCTCCCCGGACGGCACGCGGGTCGCCTGGGCTGCGGGGGGTGGCGTCGGGATCGCCGATCCCGCCACCGGTCTCTCGCGTGACGTGCCCACGACCCGCGCCGTGCAGCGCGTCGACTTCCGGGCTCCCGCCACGCTCGTGCTCACCACCTGCGAGGACGAGGGCTGCCGGCGGACCGCGGTGCGCGACGAGGCCGGGAACGACCTGGCGCCGAGCGCGTCCTCGGTCAGGGCCTTCGGGGACACGGCAGCGGGTGTCTGGCTCGCCGTCGGCGACCTCCCGCACGCCACGGTCGAGCTGCTCCCCGCCGACGGGAGCGCGGTCATCCCCGTCGCCGCGGAGCTGCCCGACGGCGTCGCCCCCCTGGTGGCGCTGCCCGCAGCGCTCCCGCCGGTCGCCCGGGCGCCGCTGCCCGTCGACGTGCGGCCCGCGTACGGCGTCCCCTGGGCACCGTCCCCGCCCCTCGGCACGCTGGCGGTGGACCTGTCCGTCCGCCTCGAAGGACCCGGCTCCACGACCGTGGGCCTCCAGCACCAGGTCGGCGGGGAGTGGCGGACGGTCGCGACGGCGCCCGTCCTCGGAGGGGTGGTGCACGCGCTGGTCCCCGGCTCGCGCCACACGCGCATCCGGGTCGTCAACGCGGACGGCGCTCCGTTGGCCATCACGACCACGCGGGCGCGGGCCGTGCTGACGCTGACGGCCGTCCGGCGCGGCGACCGCATGGTCTTCCGCGGGACGGTGGCACCAGCGCGTACGGGGACGGTGACGCTCTACCGCCGCGCGTTCCGGGGCGGCTACGCGGACGTCGCGGTCCTGCCGGTCCGGCACGGCCGCTTCTCCGCCTCGCTGCCCGTGCGCCCCGGAGCGAGCGCGTGGCTCGTCACCGGCGGTGTCGACCGGTCCCACGACGCGGGGACGAGCGCGGCGGTCCGCATCCCCTCCTGA
- a CDS encoding zinc-dependent alcohol dehydrogenase, with protein MKALTWQGINELAVKKVPDPHLQNTHDVILRVRRSVACGSDLHLLGGYIPAMEKGDVIGHEFIGDVVETGSGVQKLHVGDRVAVSSFMACGKCWYCKQELYSLCDNANTNPAITEALWGHAAGGCFGYSHAMGGNAGAHAEYIRVPYADGTAFVVPDSVADDRAVFASDAGPTGWMGADRGGVKEGDVVAVWGAGAVGQVAARASELLGASRVIIIDRFPERLALAGQFSEGVETLDYSQVDVDDALREMSGGRGPDVCIEAVGMEAHSEGVQNAYDQVKQQLRLQTDRTTAAREAIYSCRKGGSVFLLGVFGGVVDKFPLGAMMNKGLTVRGAQMHGPRYIPMLLERMARGELRTELFGTHVMPLADAPKGYELFKEKKDGCVRPVFVP; from the coding sequence GTGAAGGCGCTGACCTGGCAGGGGATCAACGAGCTCGCGGTCAAGAAGGTCCCGGACCCGCACCTCCAGAACACCCACGACGTCATCCTGCGCGTACGCCGCTCCGTGGCCTGCGGGTCGGACCTCCACCTGCTCGGGGGCTACATCCCGGCGATGGAGAAGGGCGATGTCATCGGCCACGAGTTCATCGGCGACGTCGTCGAGACCGGCTCGGGTGTGCAGAAGCTCCACGTCGGCGACCGCGTGGCGGTCAGCTCGTTCATGGCCTGCGGGAAGTGCTGGTACTGCAAGCAGGAGCTCTACTCCCTCTGCGACAACGCCAACACGAACCCCGCGATCACCGAGGCGCTCTGGGGCCACGCGGCCGGCGGGTGCTTCGGCTACTCGCACGCGATGGGCGGCAACGCGGGGGCGCACGCGGAGTACATCCGGGTGCCGTACGCCGACGGGACCGCGTTCGTGGTGCCGGACTCCGTCGCTGACGACCGCGCGGTCTTCGCCTCCGACGCGGGGCCGACCGGGTGGATGGGCGCCGACCGCGGCGGGGTGAAGGAGGGCGACGTCGTGGCCGTGTGGGGCGCGGGTGCGGTCGGCCAGGTGGCCGCGCGCGCGTCCGAGCTGCTGGGTGCCTCGCGCGTCATCATCATCGACCGCTTCCCGGAGCGGCTCGCGCTGGCCGGCCAGTTCTCCGAGGGCGTCGAGACGCTGGACTACTCGCAGGTCGACGTCGACGACGCGCTGCGCGAGATGTCGGGCGGCCGCGGCCCCGACGTCTGCATCGAGGCGGTCGGCATGGAGGCGCACAGCGAGGGGGTGCAGAACGCGTACGACCAGGTGAAGCAGCAGCTCCGCCTGCAGACCGACCGCACCACCGCGGCGCGCGAGGCGATCTACTCGTGCCGCAAGGGAGGCAGCGTGTTCCTGCTCGGCGTGTTCGGCGGCGTCGTCGACAAGTTCCCGCTCGGCGCGATGATGAACAAGGGCCTGACCGTGCGCGGGGCGCAGATGCACGGGCCGCGCTACATCCCGATGCTGCTCGAGCGGATGGCGCGCGGCGAACTGCGGACCGAGCTCTTCGGTACGCACGTGATGCCGCTCGCGGACGCGCCGAAGGGGTACGAGCTGTTCAAGGAGAAGAAGGACGGGTGCGTGCGGCCGGTGTTCGTCCCCTGA
- a CDS encoding flavin monoamine oxidase family protein — protein sequence MFGPDFPFPYDDYLASPAGLGSVPADVHGTEVAVIGGGLSGMVTAYELLRLGLKPVVYEAGEIGGRLRSVAFDGHPGTVAEMGAMRFPPSSRSFFHYVDKVGLRTKPFPNPLSPATPSTVIDLKGVSHYARTLDDLPDLYREVADAWRDTLVSLARLDEMQDAIRDRDVPTIKAIWDGLVQRYDNQTFYGFLCESPMFASFRRREVFGQVGFGTGGWDTDYPNSILEILRVVFTNADEDHRSIVGGSQLLPQRLWRRAPHDLSHWEPGTSLRDLHPGGVPRPAVRALHRTAPGNLTVTDTDGTIRSYPAAVFTAQSWMLLSRITVDESLFPTDTWTAIERTHYMGSSKLFALVDRPFWLDQDDRGRDRMSMTLTDRMPRGTYLLDDGPDRPAVMCLSYTWSDDSLKWLPLSTQERLDVILTSLQAVYPDVDVRRHIIATPEAISWETEPDFMGAFKANLPGHYRYQERLFTHFVQDRLPEAYRGLFLAGDDISWTAGWAEGAVQTALNAVWGVVHHLGGSSAPGNPGPGDRFDELKPFSFGED from the coding sequence ATGTTCGGGCCCGACTTCCCCTTCCCGTACGACGACTACCTCGCCTCTCCCGCCGGGCTCGGCAGCGTCCCGGCGGACGTGCACGGCACCGAGGTCGCGGTGATCGGCGGCGGCCTGTCGGGCATGGTGACGGCGTACGAGCTGCTGCGCCTCGGCTTGAAGCCCGTCGTCTACGAGGCCGGCGAGATCGGTGGCCGGCTGCGCTCGGTCGCCTTCGACGGCCACCCGGGCACGGTCGCGGAGATGGGCGCGATGCGCTTCCCCCCGTCGTCACGGTCGTTCTTCCACTACGTCGACAAGGTCGGCCTGCGCACCAAGCCGTTCCCCAACCCGCTCTCCCCGGCGACGCCCAGCACCGTCATCGACCTCAAGGGCGTCAGCCACTACGCGCGCACCCTGGACGACCTGCCCGACCTCTACCGCGAGGTCGCCGACGCGTGGCGCGACACGCTCGTCTCCCTCGCCCGCCTCGACGAGATGCAGGACGCGATCCGCGACCGCGATGTCCCGACCATCAAAGCGATCTGGGACGGCCTGGTCCAGCGCTACGACAACCAGACGTTCTACGGCTTCCTCTGCGAGTCCCCGATGTTCGCGTCGTTCCGGCGGCGCGAGGTCTTCGGGCAGGTCGGCTTCGGCACCGGCGGTTGGGACACCGACTACCCCAACTCGATCCTCGAGATCCTCCGCGTGGTGTTCACGAACGCCGACGAGGACCACCGCTCGATCGTCGGCGGCAGCCAACTGCTGCCGCAGCGGCTGTGGCGGCGTGCACCGCACGACCTGTCGCACTGGGAGCCGGGCACGAGCCTGCGCGACCTCCACCCCGGCGGCGTCCCCCGCCCGGCCGTACGCGCGCTGCACCGCACCGCGCCCGGCAACCTGACGGTCACCGACACCGACGGGACCATCCGCAGCTACCCAGCAGCGGTCTTCACCGCGCAGAGCTGGATGCTGCTCAGCCGGATCACCGTCGACGAGTCGCTGTTCCCCACGGACACGTGGACGGCGATCGAGCGTACGCACTACATGGGCTCGTCCAAGCTGTTCGCGCTGGTGGACAGGCCCTTCTGGCTCGACCAGGACGACCGCGGACGCGACCGGATGAGCATGACGCTCACCGACCGGATGCCTCGCGGCACCTACCTACTGGACGACGGCCCCGATCGTCCGGCCGTGATGTGCCTGTCCTACACATGGTCCGACGATTCGCTGAAGTGGCTGCCGCTCTCGACTCAGGAGCGCCTCGACGTCATCCTCACCTCGCTGCAGGCGGTCTACCCGGACGTCGACGTCCGCCGGCACATCATCGCGACCCCCGAGGCGATCTCCTGGGAGACCGAGCCGGACTTCATGGGCGCCTTCAAGGCGAACCTGCCCGGCCACTACCGCTACCAGGAGCGGTTGTTCACGCACTTCGTCCAGGACCGGCTGCCGGAGGCGTACCGCGGGCTGTTCCTCGCGGGCGACGACATCTCGTGGACCGCGGGCTGGGCCGAGGGCGCGGTGCAGACGGCGCTCAACGCCGTGTGGGGCGTGGTCCACCACCTCGGCGGCTCGAGCGCGCCGGGCAACCCCGGGCCGGGCGACCGCTTCGACGAGCTCAAGCCGTTCTCGTTCGGCGAGGACTAG